ttttaattaataatataaataaatataacttaaaaagaaaataataaaagtctcaaaattatttgaaaattatattaatcaatATTCAATACTTACACGTTTAAAGAAATGCGGATAAGAAGGAGAGGAGGGTATTATAGTAAAAATGATGCTAAGAAGGGGCAAAGTCTAAAGAGAAACTTCTGTTCTATTGCCTCTTTCGTTTCTCCCTACTTCCGATTGATTTACAGCTCTTATCTTTCTCACTCTTTGACTCGACCACAGCCGGTCATGACACGTTCTTCTTCGTCTGAAATTGCACGCCGCGATCTTTGAATTTCGGTTTGTTTGCGTTgaagtcttcttcttctctttctctttctcttttaaTCATTCGTCTCCTCCTCTATTCTACTCTAcgtttttcttttcaaatcagCAGCACTCATTTTGTTGTTGCGGTATGTATGCTCTCAATTCTCTCATCTCTAAATAAATTCTTCAATACCAATTGTTTGCACCCGATCTTATCATATTTAAAGTCATCTCTAGATATAATTGATCGTTTATCCTTAGATCACAcctattgtgttgtgttgtctatttttccattttttatgttttaatggATGGCTGTGGCGGCGGCTATGTCATACAAGTTCCATTTCTCTTGCTTTAATGAAGGAATCAAAGTGATTTTTACATTATATACTTGCTCATTTCCTACTTCTGCAGCTAGTAACTCATCTCTACCTGTTGATTCGTTATTGAAACAACAAAAAGAGGTCTTTCTTACAAATATTAAGACACAATGCGTGCACCATCACTTCTTGCACAGTGCTTGCCTGGCTTACTACTACCCCATGACCAGGGGAGTCACACTTTGCCTTCCATTTCTGATAGATATATGAATATTTCCTCACCAGCTGTGGAGATTGTCCCATCAAAGGTATATTAATTACCTCAACCCATTCGTTTTTTTGGCTGCATGAATAGAATTTATGTTCTGATGATAATTGAAATGCTTGGAGATTAGACTCGAGTTTTATGGATTTCCTTTGTGCAGATGGCTCATCCTTACAAATATGCAGGAGAGAGTATTGATATACATGGATTCAATGTCTTCAAGGTACCGGGCATTATTCTCTTCAAGTTGTTTTATGATGTATGAGACCTGGCAAAAGGAAATATTAAAATGAAGACACCCTCATTTCTTACCGCTCTATCCTTTAATGTATGTTACTTTGCAGGGACGGGTTAGTGTTGCGGACCTAATTGGGTTAGCTGGTTCAGAAATTACACCTTCAAAACCTGATGGTATGTTGTTATCTTAATTGAACTCTGTTTCTTTTTGTTGTAATTGAAAAACACAACTCCTGCAACCATCAACAGGGATATAACACAGTTTATGAACATTAATTCTTATGGTGTCAGAATGGtacacttttttttcttttgaaccAACCTGAAGGGTTTCATTGCAGGATCTGTTAAATTGTCGGAAAGCTCAATTGATCTTGTTAACGTCCTTAAACATGAGATTCGAGATGGACAGTTGAGCTTTAGAGGGAAAAGGGTGCTTGAGGTATATGATACTCTATTACAGAAGTTAGAGTTGAAGTTTATTCAACTTGAACTAGGTTAACCAATTTGGGAACCATAGttgatattttttgtttttcattgttCAGCTGAGCTGCAGCTATGGTCTTCCCGGGATTTTTGCTTGTCTGAAGGTGTGTTATTGCTTATTAGCTTCTCATCTTGCTCTCTTAACTTCTACTTGATTTTTGGTTCAGTTAGTCAAATAAATTTGTTAGAAGAAATAAGTTACTTAATCATATTAAACATTCAAAACAGGGAGCTGCGACAGTTCACTTTCAAGACCTTAATGCAGAAAATATAAGATGCACAACCATCCCGAATGTGATGGCTAATCTTGAGCAGGCTCGGGAAAGACAAAGCAGACAGCCTGAAAGTCCTTTGACTCCGTCAAGGCAAAATCTCACCCCAACAGTGCACTTCTTTGCTGGAGGATGGGAAGAACTTCCTACGGTTCTATCTGTTGTAAGGAATGAGTCATATGAAGTTCCAACTGCTCCAAGCTTGAGCTTCTCTGAGGAGGATTTCATGGATGCTTGTAGCAGCCAAGATGGAAGCATTGTTGCGAACGAATCTTCTTCAAGGCGTTCTCGGAAGCTGTCCAGAAGCAGGGCGTGGGAGAGGGCTTGTGAGACAGACCAAGATGAAGATGGATATGATGTTATGTTGATGACAGAGATACCCTGTTCCTTAACATCTTTGAAGAAGATATATGTCCTCATCAAAAAGGTTTCTCAATTCTCTttactttgattttatttggttcttctgatttatatatttagtagCTCGAGTGGTAACAATCTTTAACTAGGAGGCTGAGGCTAATGTTCGATTCCCAATTTCTCGTTTGAATGTGGATCCAGATGGGTTCACATTTAGAACCGAGATGTATTTGAGTTTAATGTGACTAAGATTCATAAATTCATAGATAGTTTCTATGTGAGATCCAAATTCAGAAACAAATGTATTTTGAAATAGGGCTAATCTATCCTGTCCTTAATGATGTCTGTTGTTAATTAACAGTGCTTGAAGCCTCCTTATGGGATCTTATTTGTGGGGATGAGAAAGAACTATGTGGGGTTTAACAGTGCAGCGCGG
This is a stretch of genomic DNA from Impatiens glandulifera chromosome 4, dImpGla2.1, whole genome shotgun sequence. It encodes these proteins:
- the LOC124936714 gene encoding uncharacterized protein LOC124936714 produces the protein MRAPSLLAQCLPGLLLPHDQGSHTLPSISDRYMNISSPAVEIVPSKMAHPYKYAGESIDIHGFNVFKGRVSVADLIGLAGSEITPSKPDGSVKLSESSIDLVNVLKHEIRDGQLSFRGKRVLELSCSYGLPGIFACLKGAATVHFQDLNAENIRCTTIPNVMANLEQARERQSRQPESPLTPSRQNLTPTVHFFAGGWEELPTVLSVVRNESYEVPTAPSLSFSEEDFMDACSSQDGSIVANESSSRRSRKLSRSRAWERACETDQDEDGYDVMLMTEIPCSLTSLKKIYVLIKKCLKPPYGILFVGMRKNYVGFNSAARQLRSLVDEEGILGAHLVKETTDREIWKFFLR